One region of Termitidicoccus mucosus genomic DNA includes:
- a CDS encoding MFS transporter has product MKTSGALEAQSVQSDAARPDAAAPFAGPPRAQAGGTAFTVLVALGVSHMLNDIIQALIPSIYPMLKRNYALDFHQIGVITMIAQLAGSIFQPVVGLVADRKPLPYSLPVGMAITLGGLILLGVAGSYGMLLAGVALSGIGSSIFHPEASRIARHASGGKFGLAQSLFQVGGNFGGALGPLLAAAVITARGQAHILWFTSLALAGIVLLTRAGAWYQRRLHAMRAETARPGVQIPAGKPVRSLGARAIVRALVVLVVLIFSKQIYLACMTSYYTFYMIERFGVSEQLAQILLFVFLFSVAAGTFIGGPVGDRVGRKIVIWVSILGVAPFTLLLPHAGFALTIGLTVIIGLVLASAFSAILVYAQELIPGKVGLIAGLFFGFAFGTAGIGSALLGDLADKTGIGHVFLLCSFLPLLGIVTMFLPDTRKPRGP; this is encoded by the coding sequence ATGAAAACCTCCGGCGCCCTCGAAGCGCAATCCGTTCAGTCAGATGCCGCCCGTCCGGACGCGGCGGCCCCGTTCGCCGGGCCGCCGCGCGCACAGGCCGGGGGCACTGCTTTCACCGTGCTCGTCGCCCTCGGCGTGTCGCACATGCTCAACGACATCATCCAGGCGCTGATTCCGTCGATCTATCCCATGCTCAAGCGGAATTACGCCCTCGATTTTCACCAGATCGGAGTCATCACCATGATCGCGCAACTGGCGGGCTCCATCTTCCAGCCCGTCGTCGGGCTCGTCGCCGACCGCAAACCGCTGCCCTACTCTCTTCCCGTCGGCATGGCGATCACGCTCGGCGGGCTGATCCTGCTCGGCGTGGCCGGCAGCTACGGCATGCTTCTTGCCGGCGTGGCGCTGTCGGGCATCGGCTCGTCGATCTTCCACCCCGAGGCCTCGCGGATCGCGCGGCACGCCTCCGGCGGAAAGTTCGGGCTTGCCCAATCCCTTTTCCAAGTCGGCGGAAATTTCGGCGGCGCGCTCGGGCCTCTGCTCGCCGCCGCGGTCATCACGGCGCGGGGCCAGGCGCACATCCTGTGGTTCACGTCGCTGGCGCTGGCCGGCATCGTGCTGCTGACACGGGCCGGCGCCTGGTATCAACGCAGACTCCACGCCATGCGCGCCGAAACCGCGCGGCCCGGCGTCCAAATCCCCGCGGGCAAACCTGTGCGGTCGCTGGGTGCGCGCGCCATCGTCCGCGCGCTTGTCGTGCTGGTGGTCCTGATTTTCTCCAAGCAAATCTACCTCGCGTGCATGACGAGCTACTACACGTTCTACATGATCGAGCGGTTCGGCGTGTCGGAGCAACTCGCGCAAATCCTGTTGTTTGTATTCCTGTTTTCTGTCGCGGCGGGCACGTTCATCGGCGGCCCGGTGGGGGATCGTGTGGGCCGCAAGATTGTCATCTGGGTTTCGATTCTCGGTGTCGCGCCCTTCACGCTCCTGCTGCCGCACGCGGGTTTCGCGCTGACCATCGGCCTGACCGTCATCATCGGACTCGTGCTGGCGTCGGCGTTCTCGGCCATTCTGGTCTATGCGCAGGAATTGATTCCGGGAAAAGTCGGCCTGATCGCGGGCCTGTTTTTCGGTTTTGCGTTTGGCACGGCGGGCATCGGTTCCGCCTTGCTCGGCGATCTCGCGGACAAAACCGGCATCGGTCACGTCTTCCTCCTGTGCAGCTTTCTCCCTCTGCTCGGTATCGTGACCATGTTCCTGCCCGACACACGAAAGCCGCGCGGCCCATGA
- the typA gene encoding translational GTPase TypA yields the protein MNQNIRNIAIIAHVDHGKTTLVDKLLQAGGVYRANQQVEERAMDSMDLEREKGITIKAKNTAVRWKDKIINIVDTPGHADFGGEVERALRMVDGVLLLVDAYDGPQAQTRFVLRKALQHGLKVIIVINKIDRENANPQKMYDQVLELLLELNANEEQFDAPVVYGSGRDGYMKRKLTDENKDMTPLFDVILDHVPPPFARPNQPFHMLVSNIDWSDYVGRIAVGKILAGKVNLGDTIWVLRHHSEAKARAKITKIFEYAGLGTEDAITGVAGDIVGLSGFEDVDIGDTLAAEENAHRLPFTDIDPPTLEMQLAVNDGPLVGRDGRLVTSRQIRDRIFKEAKTNISISVDETASAGLFTIKARGAMQIAVLVETMRREGYEVLVSRPTVIEKHENGQRLEPYETLWVEVPEDCVGAIMQNLANRKGQITNMEKHNTTTMIEAVITTRGLIGLEIDLVNATSGHGVMSHLFKEYGPYAGELTTRLTGTLVATEAGVTTAYALDSIQERGKLFVGPGEEIYEGMLVGENPRQEDIPVNATKAKQLTNFRSQGEGKGIQLTPPVKLSLERAIEYIASDEYVEVTPKNLRLRKKILSALERRKQERAARGA from the coding sequence ATGAATCAGAACATCCGCAATATCGCCATCATCGCCCACGTTGATCATGGGAAAACCACCCTCGTGGACAAACTCCTCCAGGCCGGCGGCGTCTACCGCGCCAACCAGCAGGTCGAGGAGCGCGCCATGGACAGCATGGACCTCGAGCGCGAGAAGGGCATCACGATCAAGGCGAAAAACACCGCCGTGCGCTGGAAGGACAAGATCATCAATATCGTGGACACGCCCGGCCACGCCGATTTCGGCGGCGAAGTCGAGCGCGCGCTCCGCATGGTGGACGGCGTGCTCCTGCTCGTCGATGCCTATGACGGGCCGCAGGCCCAGACGCGTTTCGTGCTGCGCAAGGCGCTCCAGCACGGGCTGAAAGTCATCATCGTCATCAACAAGATCGACCGCGAAAACGCGAACCCGCAGAAGATGTATGACCAGGTCCTCGAACTGCTCCTCGAGCTCAACGCCAACGAGGAGCAATTCGACGCGCCCGTCGTTTACGGCTCCGGCCGCGACGGCTACATGAAGCGCAAGCTCACCGACGAGAACAAGGACATGACCCCGCTCTTCGACGTCATCCTCGATCACGTCCCGCCGCCCTTCGCCCGGCCCAACCAGCCCTTCCACATGCTCGTCTCCAACATCGACTGGAGCGATTACGTCGGTCGCATCGCCGTCGGCAAAATCCTCGCCGGCAAGGTCAACCTCGGCGACACCATCTGGGTGCTCCGCCACCATTCGGAGGCAAAGGCGCGCGCCAAGATCACCAAGATTTTCGAATACGCCGGCCTCGGCACCGAGGACGCCATCACCGGCGTCGCCGGCGACATCGTGGGGCTCTCCGGTTTCGAGGACGTTGACATCGGCGACACGCTCGCCGCCGAGGAAAACGCGCACCGTTTGCCGTTCACCGACATCGACCCGCCCACGCTTGAGATGCAGCTCGCGGTGAACGACGGCCCGCTCGTCGGACGCGACGGCCGGCTCGTCACCTCGCGCCAGATTCGCGACCGCATTTTCAAGGAGGCCAAGACCAACATCTCCATCTCCGTGGACGAGACCGCCTCCGCCGGCCTCTTCACCATCAAGGCCCGCGGCGCCATGCAGATCGCCGTGCTGGTCGAGACCATGCGCCGCGAAGGTTACGAGGTTCTCGTCTCGCGCCCGACCGTGATCGAGAAACACGAAAACGGCCAGCGCCTCGAGCCCTACGAAACGCTGTGGGTCGAGGTGCCCGAGGATTGCGTCGGCGCGATCATGCAGAATCTAGCCAACCGCAAGGGCCAGATCACCAACATGGAGAAGCACAACACCACGACGATGATCGAGGCCGTCATCACGACGCGCGGGCTCATCGGCCTGGAGATCGACCTCGTCAACGCCACCAGCGGCCACGGGGTGATGAGCCACCTTTTCAAGGAATACGGCCCCTACGCGGGCGAACTCACCACGCGGCTCACCGGCACACTCGTCGCGACCGAGGCCGGCGTGACCACGGCCTACGCGCTCGATTCCATCCAGGAGCGGGGCAAGCTCTTTGTCGGTCCCGGCGAGGAAATCTACGAAGGCATGCTCGTCGGCGAAAACCCGCGCCAAGAGGACATCCCCGTCAACGCGACCAAGGCGAAACAGCTCACGAATTTCCGCTCGCAGGGCGAAGGCAAGGGCATCCAGCTCACGCCGCCGGTCAAATTGTCGCTGGAGCGCGCCATCGAATACATCGCGTCCGACGAATATGTGGAGGTGACGCCGAAAAACCTGCGTCTCCGCAAAAAAATCCTCAGCGCCCTCGAGCGCCGCAAACAAGAGCGCGCCGCCCGCGGCGCGTGA
- a CDS encoding RNA recognition motif domain-containing protein — translation MTSSKLYIGNLPFSTTAQELQDLFSQAGGVAAVDLIFDKFTGRSRGFAFVEMAGGEDAQKAIERFHGYDLGGRKITVNEARPREERPRGNFGGGGGEDRRGFGGERRGGFGGRRDRDRDRGYRG, via the coding sequence ATGACAAGCAGCAAGCTCTATATCGGGAACCTCCCCTTCTCCACCACGGCGCAGGAGTTGCAGGATCTCTTTTCGCAAGCCGGCGGCGTGGCCGCAGTTGACCTTATCTTCGACAAGTTCACCGGCCGCTCGCGCGGCTTTGCCTTTGTCGAAATGGCCGGCGGCGAGGATGCGCAAAAGGCCATCGAACGTTTCCACGGATACGATCTCGGCGGTCGCAAAATTACTGTCAACGAGGCCCGCCCCAGAGAAGAACGCCCGCGCGGCAATTTTGGCGGTGGCGGAGGCGAAGACCGTCGCGGCTTCGGCGGCGAGCGTCGCGGTGGTTTCGGCGGACGCCGGGACCGCGACCGCGATCGTGGCTATCGCGGCTGA
- a CDS encoding PAS domain S-box protein encodes MSSNPSSSAPPRILVNEDSEIDFHLLETEFRRARFACELRRTGTRAEFVQALEAFRPDLVISDYYLPGFNGIAALELTKRRLPPPPFIFLTHAAGEEIAVECLHQGAADYVLKKRLPRIVPVIQSVMSRYRSSAEYLRQTYMPGELLRLTHDLFSVTTRDGVMQSANPAWTSILGYSQAELVGRPVRALVHPDDAAIFDDWWRRLLRRASPPPGGDTTPAASPGRTPPDCECRFIHKHEGPRHLLWSALALPGDDKVCIYGHDLTERKQAESALRESETRFRRIADTAPVLIWMADARGQFFYFNNLWLEFTGRSLAQEIGQGCFDGLHPDDREAYIRRFHAHFVDRVAFRSEFRLRRHDGAYRWLVNHATPCIDAQGEFTGFIGSCFDVTEQHEVEDLLTHRALKQSALASFSRFALAPHSFDELVQRAAGLILDTLHVDCSCIFTLNPGDRTLILRHCACHKACARPGDFGRVTDTMLAREHAIQLSDDPENFPAAGALASLGMRSGLASPIGAPPHIHAFVVAFSREHRVFSSEAVDFIQGLANVLSTVHQRERVEAALAESEQKLLQSQKLEIAGLIASGVAHDFNNLLTAIRGYGELLKDNLPPDATGDVPVSLDGLLKTTSRATALVRRLLAFSRNQVLTTETIDLNTLVTDLRDLIASFLPPGIRIELKLHPQPVTLVADRNQIEQVLINLAINARDAMPDGGTLTVSTTIRELAPGEIPALRAGSYAGLSVQDTGTGMTDEVKAKIFDPFFTTKAPGRGTGLGLSICLNVIRHFHGDLLLETALGQGTTFQALLPRDPVAAEPAGNFDTDTEAYDSSMVPLPSSGDDTAKDSADESGELIYLVEDDDDIREVTTAILRSLGYRVRAFAAAAEVLAHITGKKNTETPSLLISDIFMPDMDGRKLSQHIGKIHPSLRILFMSGYVDSPAQLNDTYFIAKPFTRDTLARKVRLALDARRE; translated from the coding sequence ATGTCGTCAAACCCTTCCTCGTCCGCCCCGCCCCGCATCCTGGTAAACGAAGACTCGGAGATTGATTTTCATTTGCTGGAAACCGAGTTCCGTCGCGCGCGTTTCGCCTGCGAACTTCGGCGCACCGGCACGCGGGCGGAATTCGTGCAGGCGCTGGAGGCGTTTCGTCCCGATCTCGTCATCTCGGATTATTACCTGCCCGGGTTCAACGGCATCGCCGCGCTCGAACTCACGAAACGCCGCCTGCCGCCGCCGCCATTCATCTTTCTCACCCACGCCGCCGGCGAGGAAATCGCCGTCGAATGCCTGCACCAGGGCGCGGCGGACTACGTGTTGAAAAAACGCCTGCCGCGCATCGTCCCGGTCATCCAGTCGGTCATGTCGCGGTATCGTTCGTCGGCGGAATACCTGCGCCAGACTTACATGCCCGGCGAGTTGCTGCGCCTCACCCACGACCTGTTTTCCGTGACCACGCGCGACGGCGTCATGCAGTCCGCCAATCCGGCCTGGACCAGCATCCTCGGCTACTCCCAGGCCGAGCTTGTCGGGCGTCCCGTGCGCGCCCTCGTGCATCCCGACGACGCGGCGATTTTCGACGACTGGTGGCGGCGTCTCCTCCGGCGCGCCTCCCCGCCGCCGGGCGGCGACACAACCCCAGCCGCCTCCCCCGGCAGGACGCCGCCCGACTGCGAGTGCCGCTTCATTCACAAACACGAGGGGCCGCGTCATCTGCTTTGGAGCGCGCTCGCGCTCCCCGGCGACGACAAGGTCTGCATCTACGGCCACGATCTCACCGAGCGCAAACAAGCCGAGTCCGCCCTCCGCGAAAGCGAGACCCGCTTCCGCCGCATCGCCGACACCGCGCCCGTGCTCATCTGGATGGCCGACGCCCGCGGCCAGTTCTTTTATTTCAACAACCTCTGGCTCGAATTCACCGGGCGCAGCCTGGCCCAGGAAATCGGGCAGGGCTGCTTTGACGGCCTCCATCCGGACGACCGCGAGGCGTATATCCGCCGTTTTCATGCGCACTTTGTCGATCGCGTCGCCTTCCGCTCCGAATTTCGCCTGCGCCGCCACGACGGCGCCTATCGCTGGCTCGTCAACCACGCCACGCCTTGCATCGATGCGCAGGGGGAATTCACCGGCTTCATCGGCTCCTGCTTCGACGTCACCGAGCAGCACGAAGTCGAGGATCTGCTCACCCATCGCGCGCTCAAGCAGTCCGCCCTCGCCTCCTTCAGCCGCTTCGCGCTCGCGCCCCACTCTTTCGACGAACTGGTCCAGCGCGCAGCCGGGCTCATCCTCGACACGCTCCATGTCGATTGCAGTTGCATCTTCACGCTCAATCCCGGCGACCGGACGCTCATCCTCCGCCATTGCGCCTGCCACAAAGCCTGCGCCCGGCCCGGCGACTTTGGCCGCGTCACCGACACCATGCTCGCGCGCGAGCATGCCATCCAGCTTTCCGACGATCCCGAAAACTTTCCCGCCGCCGGGGCGCTTGCCTCGCTTGGCATGCGTTCCGGCCTCGCGAGCCCGATCGGCGCGCCGCCGCACATCCACGCATTCGTCGTGGCGTTCAGCCGGGAACACCGCGTGTTCAGCAGCGAGGCGGTCGATTTCATCCAAGGCCTCGCCAATGTGCTCAGCACCGTCCATCAGCGCGAACGCGTCGAGGCGGCGCTGGCCGAAAGCGAGCAAAAGCTCCTCCAGTCCCAAAAGCTCGAGATCGCCGGGCTCATCGCCAGCGGCGTGGCCCACGATTTCAACAACCTGCTCACCGCCATCCGCGGTTACGGCGAACTCTTGAAGGACAATCTTCCCCCCGACGCGACCGGCGACGTACCCGTTTCCCTCGACGGCCTGCTCAAGACCACCTCGCGCGCCACCGCCCTCGTGCGCCGCCTCCTCGCCTTCTCCCGCAACCAAGTCCTCACCACCGAGACCATCGATCTCAACACCCTCGTCACGGATCTCCGCGACCTCATCGCCTCCTTCCTTCCCCCCGGCATCCGCATCGAGCTCAAGCTTCACCCGCAGCCCGTCACCCTCGTGGCCGACCGCAACCAGATCGAACAGGTTCTCATCAATCTCGCCATCAACGCGCGCGATGCCATGCCCGACGGCGGCACGCTCACCGTCAGCACCACCATCCGCGAACTCGCTCCCGGCGAAATCCCCGCCCTGCGTGCCGGTTCCTACGCCGGACTCTCCGTGCAGGACACCGGCACCGGCATGACCGACGAGGTGAAGGCGAAAATCTTCGATCCCTTCTTCACCACCAAGGCGCCCGGACGCGGCACTGGCCTCGGTCTCTCCATCTGCCTCAATGTCATCCGCCACTTCCACGGCGATCTTCTGCTCGAAACCGCCCTTGGCCAAGGCACCACCTTTCAGGCGCTGCTTCCCCGCGATCCCGTCGCGGCCGAACCGGCGGGCAATTTTGATACAGACACGGAAGCTTATGACAGCAGCATGGTTCCGTTGCCATCCTCCGGCGATGACACCGCCAAAGATTCGGCCGATGAGAGCGGCGAACTCATTTATCTGGTGGAAGACGACGACGACATCCGCGAAGTCACGACCGCCATCCTGCGATCCCTCGGCTACCGCGTGCGCGCCTTTGCGGCGGCTGCCGAGGTCCTTGCGCACATCACGGGAAAGAAAAACACCGAAACGCCCAGTCTCCTCATCAGTGACATTTTCATGCCCGACATGGATGGCCGCAAACTCAGCCAGCACATCGGGAAAATCCACCCTTCCCTGCGCATCCTGTTCATGTCCGGATATGTCGATTCGCCCGCGCAGCTTAACGACACCTATTTTATCGCCAAACCCTTCACGCGCGACACCCTGGCCCGAAAAGTCCGGCTGGCGCTCGATGCCCGGCGCGAGTGA
- a CDS encoding dihydrofolate reductase family protein, producing MIAAQSLDGFITKHDIPGAGFASAADKEYFRTALREFDCSVMGGVTYRGSRSALRAWRDTSRLQIVMTRAPAAFDGDATPGALEFADRAPAQILASLRERGRRKCALLGGAQIHSAFLAARLVDELWLTVEPLLFGGGTPLLAQRADTRLSLQACEQLAPDTLLLKYHLLR from the coding sequence TTGATAGCGGCACAATCCCTCGACGGCTTTATCACGAAGCACGATATTCCGGGCGCGGGTTTCGCATCGGCGGCGGACAAGGAGTATTTCCGCACGGCGTTGCGCGAGTTCGATTGCAGCGTGATGGGCGGCGTCACCTACCGCGGCTCGCGCAGCGCGCTCCGCGCCTGGCGCGACACCTCGCGCCTGCAAATCGTGATGACGCGCGCGCCGGCGGCGTTCGACGGCGACGCGACGCCCGGGGCGCTCGAGTTCGCCGACCGCGCGCCCGCGCAAATCCTCGCCTCCCTGCGCGAGCGCGGGCGGCGCAAATGCGCGTTGCTCGGCGGCGCGCAAATCCACAGCGCGTTTCTGGCCGCGCGGCTCGTGGACGAACTCTGGCTCACGGTCGAGCCTCTGCTCTTCGGAGGAGGCACGCCGCTGCTCGCGCAACGGGCCGACACCCGGCTGTCATTGCAAGCGTGCGAGCAACTCGCGCCCGACACGCTTTTGCTAAAATATCACCTGCTGCGATGA
- the gmd gene encoding GDP-mannose 4,6-dehydratase, whose amino-acid sequence MKKALITGITGQDGSYLAELLLSKGYEVHGIIRRASTFNTDRIDHLYKDPHVNDVRLFLHYGDLTDAVQLVKLLYKLQPDEIYNLGAQSHVRVSFDVAEYTGDVVGLGAQRILEAIREAGLVKKVRYYQASSSEMFGKVQAVPQTETTPFWPRSPYGCAKLYAHWLTVNYRESYGLHASSGILFNHESPRRGETFVTRKITRAATRIKAGIQDTLYMGNLDARRDWGYAKEYVEMMWLMLQQDKPDDYVVATNETHSVKEFIEETFGLLDLDWRRFVKYDARYERPAEVDLLIGDPAKAQRQLGWEPKVRFKELVKIMVEHDLALARREAQIASLV is encoded by the coding sequence ATGAAAAAAGCGCTTATCACTGGTATCACGGGGCAGGACGGCAGCTATCTGGCCGAGCTTCTTCTTTCGAAAGGCTACGAGGTCCACGGCATCATCCGCCGCGCCTCGACCTTCAACACCGATCGCATCGATCACCTCTACAAGGACCCGCACGTGAACGACGTGCGCCTCTTCCTGCACTACGGGGACCTGACCGACGCCGTCCAGCTCGTGAAGCTGCTCTATAAACTCCAGCCCGACGAGATCTACAACCTCGGCGCGCAATCGCACGTGCGCGTGTCGTTCGACGTGGCCGAATACACCGGCGATGTCGTGGGGCTCGGGGCGCAGCGCATCCTCGAGGCCATTCGCGAGGCCGGCCTCGTGAAGAAAGTCCGCTACTATCAGGCCTCGTCGTCGGAAATGTTCGGCAAGGTGCAGGCCGTTCCGCAGACCGAGACGACCCCATTCTGGCCCCGTTCGCCCTACGGTTGCGCGAAGCTCTACGCGCACTGGCTCACGGTCAACTATCGCGAGAGCTACGGTCTGCACGCGAGCAGCGGCATCCTCTTCAACCACGAGTCGCCCCGCCGCGGCGAAACTTTCGTCACGCGCAAGATCACGCGAGCGGCCACCCGCATAAAGGCCGGCATTCAGGACACGCTCTACATGGGCAACCTCGACGCCCGACGCGACTGGGGTTATGCGAAGGAATATGTCGAGATGATGTGGCTCATGCTCCAGCAGGACAAACCCGACGACTACGTGGTGGCGACCAACGAGACCCATTCCGTGAAGGAGTTCATCGAGGAGACGTTCGGCCTGCTCGATCTCGACTGGCGCCGGTTCGTGAAATACGACGCGCGCTACGAGCGCCCCGCCGAGGTGGATCTCCTCATCGGCGACCCGGCCAAGGCGCAAAGGCAGCTCGGCTGGGAGCCGAAAGTCCGCTTCAAGGAACTCGTGAAAATCATGGTCGAGCACGACCTCGCCCTTGCCCGGCGCGAGGCGCAGATTGCCAGCCTCGTTTAA
- a CDS encoding GDP-L-fucose synthase family protein — MKLFIAGHKGMVGSALVRRFQNEPGVAMLTRPHSQLDLTSQAAVDEFFAAEKPDAAIIAAAKVGGIHANNTYPADFIYDNLIVAANTVHAAFRHGVKRFLFLGSSCIYPKHAQQPMSEDCLLTSPLEPTNEAYAIAKIAGLKLCQYYRRQYGVLFHSAMPTNLYGPGDNYHPENSHVLPALIRRFHEAREAALPEVTAWGTGSPRREFLHVDDLADACAFLLRLDNPPDWINVGTGTDVTIKELTETVADAVGYKGRIAWDTSKPDGTPRKLMDGSRLAALGWKAKIPLRDGIRRAYASFLDEKAQGILRG; from the coding sequence ATGAAACTCTTCATCGCAGGACACAAAGGCATGGTCGGCTCGGCGCTCGTGCGGCGTTTCCAAAACGAGCCCGGTGTTGCCATGCTCACGCGTCCGCACAGCCAGCTCGACCTTACCAGCCAGGCCGCGGTCGATGAGTTTTTCGCCGCCGAGAAACCCGACGCCGCGATCATCGCCGCCGCGAAGGTCGGCGGCATCCACGCCAACAATACCTATCCCGCCGACTTCATCTACGACAACCTCATCGTCGCCGCGAACACCGTGCACGCCGCCTTTCGCCACGGCGTGAAGCGGTTCCTTTTCCTGGGCAGCTCGTGCATCTATCCAAAGCACGCACAGCAGCCGATGTCCGAGGACTGCCTGCTCACCAGTCCGCTCGAGCCCACCAACGAGGCCTACGCCATCGCCAAGATCGCCGGGCTCAAGCTCTGCCAGTATTATCGCAGGCAATACGGCGTGCTCTTCCACTCCGCGATGCCGACGAACCTTTACGGCCCCGGCGACAATTACCATCCGGAAAACTCGCATGTATTGCCCGCGCTGATACGCCGCTTCCACGAGGCTCGCGAGGCCGCCCTGCCCGAGGTGACCGCGTGGGGCACAGGTTCTCCGCGGCGCGAATTCCTGCACGTGGACGACCTCGCCGACGCGTGCGCCTTTTTGCTCCGCCTCGACAATCCGCCCGACTGGATCAATGTCGGCACCGGCACGGACGTGACCATCAAGGAGCTTACCGAGACCGTTGCCGACGCGGTCGGCTACAAGGGCCGGATTGCGTGGGACACGTCAAAACCGGACGGCACGCCGCGCAAGCTCATGGACGGCAGCCGCCTCGCCGCGCTCGGCTGGAAGGCGAAAATCCCGCTCCGCGACGGCATCCGGCGAGCCTATGCCTCTTTCCTTGACGAAAAGGCCCAAGGCATCCTGCGCGGGTGA